In one window of Pseudomonas benzenivorans DNA:
- a CDS encoding WD40/YVTN/BNR-like repeat-containing protein, with protein MMDRLQVATRKGLLVFARDGAGWRLDRTDFLGEPVSMMLADRRDGYWYAALHLGHFGPKLWRSADGGKHWAEIAVPAFAAAAVAASADGQGPSVAMIWSLESGGDDQPQRLWAGTIPGALFRSDDRGDSWQLVESLWQCPERARWFGGGYDQPGIHSICVDPRDSARLQVAVSCGGVWCSEDDGASWACRTQGMRAAYMPPEQAEMPEVQDPHRMQACPAQPDTLWVQHHNGIFLSRDGARHWQEIGEVEPSTFGFAVAVHPCEADTAWFVPAVKDECRVPVGQRLVVTRTRDGGRSFQCLSAGLPQAQCFDLVYRHGLTVDAAGQCLAMGSTTGHLWFSADQGDSWELLAGHLAPIYALRFA; from the coding sequence ATGATGGATAGGCTGCAGGTGGCTACGCGCAAGGGCCTGCTGGTCTTTGCCCGCGATGGCGCCGGATGGCGCCTGGATCGTACGGATTTCCTCGGCGAGCCGGTGAGCATGATGCTGGCCGACCGCCGCGACGGTTACTGGTATGCGGCGCTGCACCTCGGTCATTTCGGCCCCAAGCTGTGGCGCTCGGCGGATGGCGGCAAGCACTGGGCGGAGATAGCCGTACCGGCCTTCGCCGCGGCGGCCGTCGCCGCCAGCGCCGATGGACAGGGGCCCTCGGTGGCGATGATCTGGTCGCTGGAGAGCGGGGGCGACGACCAGCCGCAGCGGTTGTGGGCCGGCACCATCCCCGGGGCGCTGTTCCGCTCGGATGATCGCGGCGACTCCTGGCAGCTGGTCGAGTCGCTGTGGCAGTGTCCGGAGCGCGCCCGCTGGTTCGGCGGCGGCTATGACCAGCCGGGTATCCACTCGATCTGCGTCGACCCGCGCGACAGTGCGCGGCTGCAGGTCGCGGTGTCCTGCGGCGGGGTCTGGTGCAGCGAGGATGACGGTGCCAGCTGGGCCTGTCGTACCCAGGGCATGCGCGCGGCCTATATGCCGCCGGAACAGGCCGAGATGCCGGAGGTCCAGGACCCGCACCGCATGCAGGCCTGCCCGGCGCAGCCCGATACCCTCTGGGTACAGCATCACAACGGCATCTTCCTGTCCCGCGACGGTGCTCGGCACTGGCAGGAAATAGGCGAAGTCGAGCCCTCGACCTTCGGCTTCGCCGTGGCCGTGCACCCGTGCGAGGCGGACACCGCCTGGTTCGTGCCGGCGGTCAAGGATGAATGCCGGGTGCCGGTGGGCCAGCGTCTGGTGGTGACCCGCACCCGCGATGGCGGCCGGAGTTTCCAGTGCCTGAGTGCAGGGTTGCCCCAGGCGCAGTGCTTCGACCTGGTCTACCGCCACGGCCTGACCGTCGACGCCGCCGGGCAGTGCCTGGCGATGGGCTCGACCACCGGCCACCTGTGGTTCTCGGCGGATCAGGGCGACAGCTGGGAGCTGCTGGCCGGCCACCTGGCGCCGATCTACGCGCTGCGTTTCGCCTGA
- a CDS encoding response regulator has protein sequence MRRLRIATGLLIALLLTALGALPVQASTGWSALPDDGAALQLDDIRTPLHSSRFAPIELGELYTPGDGAALWLHYRLPVSQQAQMLRIFAPYLAYLDLYVLQGDRLLDHTRTGSSLAFSSRPLASRDFLLPLPQAEAPLDIYLRLASEHALRPTISLQSAGAMAADDSRPLLLGLLLGGLVMLVLYNLVRFAYARTASSLWLAATQACLLLTAISVLGISTPWLGEWQPLQPHIVNLSMLAAMLCALAFTASFFRKVGDNALLTRLLLGEIGLIALTGLTLLVASNLQFNQLVYLLGAICGLSILLVALYHWHQGYRPARLFGVALLLYCAAFLGALPVLFGYWSVQTDWLAYGLLAMCVVSGFLLSMALSERQRRIVQDQFSTSRALAASSAELKAKAEFLAKISHEIRTPMNGVLGMTELLLGTPLSAKQRDYVQTIHSSGNELLTLINEILDISKLETGQIELDDVQFDLNALIEDCLDIFRAKAEQQRVELISFMQPQVPRVVSGDPTRLRQVLLSLLDNAFKQTVEGEVLLVVALDTGDAKPRLRIAVQDSGQPLQASEREALLHAELHSKDFLSATRLGGRLGLLIARQLVHLMDGEFGIQSGGNQGSTLWLTLPLEAERLEHPTADLDGPLQGARLLVVDDNDTCRKVLIQQCSAWGLSVSAVPSGKEALALLRTKAHMREYFDVVLLDQNMPGMTGMQLAAKIKEDPSLNHDILIIMLTGISNAPSKIVARNAGIKRILAKPVAGYTLKATLADELTQRGSGAPLFVPTAVTAPLNVPSDFRILVAEDNSISTKVIRGMLGKLNLQPDTASNGEEALNAMKAQHYDLVLMDCEMPVLDGFSATEQLRAWEAAERRAHTPVVALTAHILNEHKERARQAGMDGHMSKPVELSQLRDLLEHWIAEREMRRQDAALPY, from the coding sequence GTGCGCCGGCTGAGGATTGCCACAGGATTGTTGATCGCCTTGCTGCTGACGGCACTCGGTGCCTTGCCAGTCCAGGCCTCGACGGGCTGGTCGGCGCTGCCCGACGACGGCGCGGCCCTGCAGCTGGACGACATCCGCACGCCCCTGCACAGCTCACGCTTCGCCCCGATCGAACTCGGCGAGCTCTATACCCCGGGCGACGGCGCCGCGCTGTGGCTGCACTACCGTTTGCCCGTCAGCCAGCAGGCCCAGATGCTGCGCATCTTCGCCCCCTATCTGGCCTACCTCGATCTCTATGTGCTGCAGGGCGACCGGCTGCTCGATCACACCCGCACCGGCAGCAGCCTGGCCTTCTCCAGCCGTCCACTGGCCAGTCGCGACTTCCTCCTGCCCCTGCCCCAGGCAGAGGCACCTCTGGATATCTACCTGCGCCTGGCCTCCGAGCACGCCCTGCGCCCGACCATCAGCCTGCAGAGCGCCGGCGCCATGGCCGCCGACGACAGCCGTCCGCTCCTGCTCGGCCTGTTGCTCGGCGGCCTGGTCATGCTGGTGCTCTACAACCTCGTGCGCTTCGCCTACGCGCGCACCGCCAGCAGCCTGTGGCTGGCGGCGACCCAGGCCTGCCTGCTGCTGACCGCCATCAGTGTGCTGGGCATCAGCACCCCCTGGCTGGGGGAGTGGCAGCCCCTGCAACCGCATATCGTCAACCTGTCGATGCTGGCCGCGATGCTGTGCGCCCTGGCCTTCACCGCCAGCTTCTTCCGTAAGGTCGGTGACAACGCCCTACTGACCCGTCTGCTGCTCGGCGAGATCGGCCTGATCGCCCTGACCGGCCTGACGCTGCTGGTCGCCAGCAACCTGCAGTTCAACCAGCTGGTCTATCTGCTGGGCGCCATCTGCGGCCTGAGCATACTGCTGGTGGCGCTGTACCACTGGCACCAGGGCTACCGGCCGGCACGCCTGTTCGGCGTGGCGCTGCTGCTGTATTGCGCGGCCTTCCTCGGCGCCCTGCCGGTCCTGTTCGGCTACTGGTCGGTACAGACCGACTGGCTGGCCTACGGCCTGTTGGCCATGTGCGTGGTCAGCGGCTTCCTCCTCAGCATGGCCCTGAGCGAGCGCCAACGGCGCATCGTCCAGGACCAGTTCAGCACCAGCCGCGCCCTGGCCGCCAGCTCCGCCGAACTGAAGGCCAAGGCCGAGTTCCTGGCGAAGATCAGCCACGAGATCCGCACGCCGATGAACGGGGTACTGGGCATGACCGAACTGCTGCTCGGTACCCCCCTGTCGGCCAAGCAGCGCGACTACGTGCAGACCATCCACAGCTCGGGCAACGAGCTGCTGACCCTGATCAACGAGATTCTCGACATCTCCAAGCTGGAGACCGGGCAGATCGAACTGGACGATGTGCAGTTCGATCTGAATGCGCTGATCGAGGACTGCCTGGACATCTTCCGCGCCAAGGCCGAACAGCAGCGCGTCGAGCTGATCAGCTTCATGCAGCCGCAGGTTCCGCGGGTGGTCAGCGGCGACCCCACGCGCCTGCGCCAGGTCTTGCTGAGCCTGCTGGACAATGCCTTCAAGCAGACCGTGGAGGGTGAGGTCCTGCTGGTGGTGGCCCTGGATACCGGCGACGCCAAGCCTCGCCTGCGTATCGCCGTGCAGGACAGCGGCCAGCCGCTGCAGGCCAGCGAGCGCGAAGCCCTGCTGCATGCCGAGCTGCACAGCAAGGACTTCCTCTCCGCCACCCGCCTCGGCGGCCGCCTGGGCCTGCTCATCGCCCGCCAGCTGGTGCACCTGATGGACGGCGAATTCGGCATCCAGAGCGGCGGCAACCAGGGCTCGACCCTGTGGCTGACCCTGCCGCTCGAGGCCGAGCGCCTCGAGCACCCCACCGCCGATCTGGACGGCCCGCTGCAGGGCGCCCGCCTGCTGGTGGTCGACGACAACGACACCTGCCGCAAGGTGCTGATCCAGCAATGCAGTGCCTGGGGCCTGAGCGTCAGCGCCGTGCCGTCCGGCAAGGAGGCCCTGGCCCTGCTGCGCACCAAGGCGCACATGCGCGAATACTTCGACGTGGTTTTGCTGGACCAGAACATGCCCGGCATGACCGGCATGCAACTGGCGGCGAAGATCAAGGAAGACCCGAGCCTCAACCACGACATCCTGATCATCATGCTCACCGGGATCAGCAACGCACCGAGCAAGATCGTGGCACGCAACGCCGGGATCAAGCGCATCCTGGCCAAACCTGTGGCCGGCTACACCCTGAAGGCGACCCTGGCCGACGAACTGACCCAGCGCGGCAGCGGCGCGCCGCTGTTCGTGCCGACTGCGGTGACCGCGCCGCTGAACGTGCCGAGCGACTTCCGCATCCTGGTCGCCGAGGACAACAGCATCTCCACCAAGGTGATCCGCGGCATGCTCGGCAAGCTCAACCTGCAGCCGGATACGGCCAGCAACGGCGAGGAAGCCCTCAATGCGATGAAGGCCCAGCATTACGACCTGGTCCTGATGGACTGCGAGATGCCGGTGCTCGACGGCTTCTCCGCCACCGAGCAGCTGCGCGCCTGGGAGGCGGCCGAACGGCGCGCCCACACCCCGGTGGTGGCTCTGACCGCGCATATCCTCAACGAACACAAGGAACGCGCGCGCCAGGCCGGCATGGACGGGCACATGTCCAAGCCGGTGGAGCTGTCGCAGCTACGCGACCTGCTCGAGCACTGGATCGCCGAGCGGGAAATGCGCCGCCAGGACGCCGCCCTACCCTACTGA
- the dusB gene encoding tRNA dihydrouridine synthase DusB — translation MSALCIGPYRLPNPLILAPMAGVTDRPFRQLCRRLGAGLVVSEMVTSDVRLWNSRKSSLRLPHAGDPEPRSVQIAGGDPQMLAEAARRNVELGAQIIDINMGCPAKKVCNKAAGSALLKDQELVREILHAVVAAVDVPVTLKIRTGWDRQNKNGVEVAKIAEQAGIAALAVHGRTRADLYTGDAEYDTIAAIKQAVSIPVFANGDIDTPEKAQAVLAATGADALLIGRAAQGRPWIFREIEHYLRTGSKLPAPSLLELEHILLEHLAALHAFYGEVMGVRIARKHVGWYLATLPGAREFRAQFNRLDSTDAQCAEIRQFFGDRQNDGEGVAA, via the coding sequence ATGTCGGCGTTATGCATCGGCCCCTACAGACTGCCCAACCCGCTGATTCTCGCGCCCATGGCCGGAGTCACCGACCGGCCCTTCCGCCAGCTGTGCCGGCGCCTGGGGGCGGGTCTGGTCGTCTCGGAAATGGTCACCAGCGACGTGCGCCTGTGGAACAGCCGCAAATCCAGCCTGCGCCTGCCTCACGCCGGCGACCCGGAGCCGCGCTCGGTGCAGATCGCCGGCGGCGACCCGCAGATGCTCGCCGAGGCGGCCCGGCGTAATGTCGAGCTGGGGGCACAGATCATCGACATCAACATGGGCTGCCCGGCCAAGAAGGTCTGCAACAAGGCCGCCGGCTCCGCCCTGCTCAAGGATCAGGAGCTGGTACGCGAGATCCTCCATGCGGTGGTCGCCGCCGTGGACGTGCCGGTGACCCTGAAGATCCGCACCGGCTGGGACCGGCAGAACAAGAACGGCGTCGAGGTGGCGAAAATCGCCGAGCAGGCCGGTATCGCCGCCCTGGCCGTGCACGGTCGCACCCGCGCCGACCTCTACACCGGCGACGCCGAGTACGACACCATCGCCGCGATCAAGCAGGCGGTGTCGATACCGGTGTTCGCCAACGGCGACATCGACACCCCGGAGAAGGCCCAGGCCGTGCTTGCCGCCACCGGCGCCGACGCCCTGCTGATCGGCCGCGCGGCCCAGGGCCGGCCGTGGATCTTTCGTGAGATCGAGCATTACCTGCGCACCGGCAGCAAGCTGCCGGCGCCCAGCCTGCTCGAACTCGAACACATTCTGCTCGAGCATCTGGCCGCACTGCATGCCTTCTATGGCGAGGTGATGGGCGTACGCATCGCCCGCAAGCATGTCGGCTGGTATCTCGCAACCCTGCCGGGCGCCAGGGAGTTTCGCGCCCAATTCAACCGTCTGGACAGTACGGACGCGCAGTGCGCCGAGATTCGCCAGTTCTTCGGCGACCGGCAAAACGATGGAGAAGGGGTGGCCGCATGA
- a CDS encoding MoaD/ThiS family protein encodes MARISFTVNLQRHLDTAPLEVPGSTVAAVLAEVFARNPRLRSYLLDDQGRLRQHVAVFIDGEQVADRRGLSDRVGNDSEVYVVQALSGG; translated from the coding sequence ATGGCGCGCATCAGTTTCACCGTCAACCTGCAGCGTCACCTGGATACGGCGCCGCTCGAGGTGCCCGGCAGCACGGTCGCTGCCGTGCTGGCCGAGGTCTTTGCGCGCAATCCGCGCCTGCGCAGCTACCTGCTGGATGACCAGGGCCGGCTGCGCCAGCATGTGGCGGTTTTCATCGATGGCGAGCAGGTCGCCGACCGCCGGGGCCTGAGCGACCGGGTCGGGAATGACAGCGAGGTCTACGTGGTGCAGGCGCTGTCCGGTGGCTGA
- the purD gene encoding phosphoribosylamine--glycine ligase, whose translation MNVLIIGSGGREHALAWKVAQDPRVEKVFVAPGNAGTALEAKCENVAIDVLALEQLADFAEQNVQLTIVGPEAPLVAGVVDLFRTRGLDIFGPSAGAAQLEGSKAFTKDFLARHAIPTAAYQNFTEVEPALAYLRAQGAPIVIKADGLAAGKGVIVAMDLAEAEAAVRDMLAGNAFGEAGSRVVIEEFLDGEEASFIVMVDGQNVLPMATSQDHKRVGDGDSGPNTGGMGAYSPAPVVTPAVHQRVMDEVIMPTVRGMAAEGNVYTGFLYAGLMIDKSGAPKVIEFNCRFGDPETQPIMVRLESSLVLLVEAALAKALDKVEATWDPRPTVGVVLAAGGYPGDYAKGEVIRGLDAAAKLDGKVFHAGTALKDGQIVTSGGRVLCATAIGPSVAEAQQQAYRLAEQISWQGCFYRTDIGYRAIARERDEP comes from the coding sequence ATGAACGTACTGATCATCGGCAGCGGCGGTCGCGAACACGCCCTGGCCTGGAAAGTGGCGCAGGACCCGCGCGTCGAGAAGGTCTTCGTTGCCCCGGGCAACGCCGGCACCGCCCTCGAGGCCAAGTGCGAGAACGTCGCCATCGACGTGCTGGCCTTGGAGCAGCTGGCCGATTTCGCCGAGCAGAACGTGCAGCTGACCATAGTCGGCCCCGAGGCGCCGCTGGTGGCCGGGGTGGTCGACCTGTTCCGCACCCGCGGCCTGGACATCTTCGGCCCCAGCGCCGGCGCCGCCCAGCTGGAGGGTTCCAAGGCCTTCACCAAGGACTTCCTCGCCCGCCACGCCATCCCCACCGCGGCCTACCAGAACTTCACCGAGGTCGAACCGGCCCTGGCCTACCTGCGCGCCCAGGGTGCGCCCATCGTGATCAAGGCCGACGGCCTGGCCGCGGGCAAGGGCGTGATAGTGGCCATGGACCTGGCCGAGGCCGAAGCCGCGGTGCGCGACATGCTCGCCGGCAATGCCTTCGGCGAGGCCGGCTCGCGGGTGGTCATCGAGGAGTTCCTCGATGGTGAAGAAGCCTCCTTCATCGTCATGGTCGACGGCCAGAACGTGCTGCCGATGGCCACCAGCCAGGACCACAAGCGCGTCGGCGACGGCGACAGCGGCCCCAACACCGGCGGCATGGGCGCCTACTCGCCGGCCCCGGTGGTCACCCCGGCCGTGCATCAACGGGTGATGGACGAGGTGATCATGCCGACCGTGCGCGGCATGGCCGCCGAGGGCAACGTCTATACCGGCTTCCTCTATGCCGGCCTGATGATCGACAAGTCGGGCGCGCCCAAGGTCATCGAGTTCAACTGCCGTTTCGGCGACCCGGAGACCCAGCCGATCATGGTGCGCCTGGAGTCGAGCCTGGTACTGCTGGTCGAGGCGGCCCTGGCCAAGGCCCTGGACAAGGTCGAGGCGACCTGGGACCCGCGCCCCACCGTGGGCGTGGTGCTGGCCGCCGGCGGCTACCCGGGCGACTATGCCAAGGGCGAGGTCATCCGCGGGCTGGACGCCGCGGCCAAGCTCGACGGCAAGGTGTTCCATGCCGGCACCGCGCTCAAGGACGGCCAGATCGTCACCAGCGGCGGCCGGGTCCTGTGCGCCACTGCCATAGGCCCGAGCGTGGCCGAAGCCCAGCAGCAGGCCTATCGCCTGGCCGAGCAGATCAGCTGGCAGGGCTGCTTCTACCGCACGGACATCGGCTATCGGGCCATCGCCCGCGAGCGCGACGAGCCCTGA
- the fis gene encoding DNA-binding transcriptional regulator Fis produces MTLMTENLVSGIAPVSDNSSLKQHLTTPSEEGQTLRGSVEKALHNYFAHLEGAEVTDVYNLVLTEVEAPLLETVMNYVKGNQTKASELLGLNRGTLRKKLKQYDLL; encoded by the coding sequence ATGACGTTGATGACCGAGAATTTAGTGAGTGGAATTGCACCCGTGAGCGACAACAGCAGTTTGAAACAGCACCTGACCACGCCGAGCGAAGAGGGCCAGACCCTGCGCGGCAGCGTCGAAAAAGCGCTGCACAACTATTTCGCCCACCTCGAAGGTGCCGAGGTGACCGACGTCTACAACCTGGTGCTCACCGAAGTGGAAGCCCCCTTGCTGGAGACCGTGATGAACTACGTCAAGGGCAACCAGACCAAGGCCTCCGAGCTGCTCGGCCTGAACCGCGGCACCCTGCGCAAGAAACTCAAGCAGTACGACCTGCTCTAA
- the prmA gene encoding 50S ribosomal protein L11 methyltransferase: MPWLQVRLAITPEQAQTYEDALLEVGAVSVTFMDAEDQPIFEPDLGTTPLWSHTHLLALFEADTDANSLLAHLQLLTGGALPEHQIERIEDQDWERSWMDGFQPMRFGRRLWIVPSWHAAPEPDAVNLLLDPGLAFGTGTHPTTALCLEWLDAQELAGCSVLDFGCGSGILAIAALLLGAPQAVGTDIDPQALEASRDNAGRNGIDPARFPLYLPADLPPQPADVVVANILAGPLVGLAPQITGLVKPGGRLALSGILAEQAEEVRAAYKDAFDLDPTASKDGWVRISGVRR, translated from the coding sequence ATGCCCTGGCTGCAAGTCCGTCTCGCCATCACCCCGGAACAGGCGCAGACCTACGAGGACGCCCTGCTCGAAGTCGGCGCCGTCTCGGTCACCTTCATGGACGCCGAGGACCAGCCGATCTTCGAACCGGACCTGGGCACCACCCCGCTGTGGTCGCACACCCACCTGCTGGCGCTGTTCGAAGCCGATACGGACGCCAACAGCCTGCTCGCCCACCTGCAGCTGCTGACCGGCGGTGCCCTGCCCGAGCACCAGATCGAGCGGATCGAGGACCAGGACTGGGAGCGCAGCTGGATGGACGGCTTTCAGCCGATGCGCTTCGGCCGCCGCCTGTGGATAGTGCCGAGCTGGCATGCCGCCCCCGAGCCGGACGCGGTCAATCTGCTGCTCGATCCGGGCCTGGCCTTCGGCACCGGCACTCACCCGACCACGGCCCTGTGTCTGGAGTGGCTGGATGCCCAGGAGCTGGCGGGCTGCAGCGTGCTGGACTTCGGCTGCGGCTCCGGCATCCTGGCCATCGCCGCCCTGCTGCTGGGCGCCCCCCAGGCCGTCGGCACCGACATCGACCCCCAGGCCCTGGAGGCCTCCCGCGACAATGCCGGGCGCAACGGCATCGATCCGGCACGCTTCCCCCTCTATCTGCCGGCCGACCTGCCACCGCAGCCGGCCGACGTGGTGGTCGCCAACATCCTCGCCGGCCCCCTGGTGGGCCTGGCCCCGCAGATCACCGGCCTGGTCAAGCCGGGCGGCCGCCTGGCGCTGTCCGGCATCCTCGCCGAGCAGGCCGAGGAGGTCCGCGCCGCCTACAAGGACGCCTTCGACCTCGACCCGACCGCGAGCAAGGACGGCTGGGTGCGCATCAGCGGCGTACGGCGCTGA
- a CDS encoding DUF3426 domain-containing protein, which yields MTETFVTQCPHCRTSFRVNQAQLGAAHGVVRCGACLHVFNAAQQLRAQGHDLADTAPTQAPPASPASAAQAPAGSSAPAAAAKSDDRTPPSPANATLWIHDDLDLDSLDLDEELAKLEEQEQQLSQQFRALEQAPRYAEAFRPLSPHEPVADDEQWAEALLREDATKTAPNPSPSAPQHLPESSQAPLAPPPQEHASPAPRQEPRLEPSEEDTTAASPDKDEPRLSATRDEPDAELEEDEPPAEPAGKHGRNEPELRDEHLFELDDEPLQLDWQPPRTPWARWFGWGLLNLIAAGALAGQYLIYHFEELARQDQYRPWFEQLCPSLGCILPSKVDIEQVKSSNLVVRSHPEFSGALVVDAILYNRAPFAQPFPLLEMRFADINGQLLASRRFKPSEYLAGELAGQAEMPPQTPIHVSLDILDPGTRAVNYSLSFHSPE from the coding sequence ATGACCGAGACGTTCGTCACCCAGTGCCCCCATTGCCGCACCAGCTTCAGGGTCAACCAGGCACAGCTGGGTGCGGCCCATGGTGTGGTCCGCTGCGGCGCCTGCCTGCACGTGTTCAATGCCGCGCAACAGCTGCGCGCGCAGGGTCATGACCTGGCCGACACCGCGCCCACCCAGGCGCCCCCCGCCAGCCCCGCGAGCGCGGCGCAAGCGCCCGCCGGATCGAGCGCGCCGGCCGCCGCCGCCAAGAGCGACGACCGGACGCCGCCCAGTCCGGCCAACGCCACCCTGTGGATTCATGACGACCTGGATCTCGACAGCCTCGACCTCGATGAGGAACTGGCCAAGCTGGAAGAACAGGAGCAGCAGCTCTCCCAGCAATTCAGGGCACTGGAGCAAGCCCCCCGGTACGCCGAGGCTTTTCGCCCGCTGAGCCCTCACGAGCCGGTGGCGGATGACGAACAATGGGCCGAGGCGCTGCTGCGCGAAGACGCCACCAAGACCGCGCCAAACCCGAGCCCGAGCGCACCGCAGCACCTGCCGGAGAGCAGCCAGGCGCCCCTGGCGCCCCCCCCTCAGGAACATGCCAGCCCCGCGCCGCGCCAGGAGCCGCGCCTCGAACCGAGCGAAGAGGATACGACCGCGGCATCACCGGACAAGGACGAACCTCGGCTGAGCGCCACCCGCGACGAGCCCGACGCGGAGCTAGAGGAAGACGAACCACCCGCCGAGCCCGCTGGCAAACATGGCCGCAACGAGCCCGAGCTGCGCGACGAACACCTGTTCGAGCTGGACGACGAACCCCTGCAGCTGGACTGGCAGCCACCGCGCACGCCCTGGGCCCGCTGGTTCGGCTGGGGCCTGCTCAACCTGATCGCCGCCGGCGCCCTGGCCGGGCAGTACCTGATCTACCACTTCGAGGAACTGGCGCGCCAGGACCAGTACCGCCCCTGGTTCGAACAGCTGTGCCCGAGCCTCGGCTGCATCCTGCCGTCCAAGGTCGACATCGAGCAGGTCAAGAGCAGCAACCTGGTGGTGCGCAGCCATCCGGAGTTCAGCGGCGCCCTGGTGGTCGACGCGATCCTCTACAACCGCGCGCCCTTCGCCCAGCCCTTCCCGCTGCTGGAAATGCGCTTCGCCGACATCAACGGCCAGCTGCTCGCCAGCCGTCGCTTCAAGCCCAGCGAATACCTCGCCGGCGAGCTGGCCGGGCAGGCCGAGATGCCGCCGCAGACCCCGATCCACGTGTCCCTGGACATCCTCGACCCGGGCACCCGGGCGGTGAACTACAGCCTCAGCTTCCACTCCCCGGAGTAG
- the purH gene encoding bifunctional phosphoribosylaminoimidazolecarboxamide formyltransferase/IMP cyclohydrolase yields the protein MTDQTTRLPVRRALISVSDKTGILDFARELSALGVEILSTGGTYKLLKDNGVAAVEVADYTGFPEMMDGRVKTLHPKIHGGILGRRAVDGAVMAQHGIQPIDLVAVNLYPFEATVAKPDCDLADAIENIDIGGPTMVRSAAKNHKDVAIVVNTGDYAAILEALKAGGLTYAQRFDLALKAFEHTAAYDGMIANYLGTIDQAAETLSTEARGAFPRTFNSQFIKAQEMRYGENPHQSAAFYVEAKKGEASVSTAVQLQGKELSFNNVADTDAALECVKSFVKPACVIVKHANPCGVAVVPDEDGGIRQAYELAYATDSESAFGGIIAFNRELDGATAQAIVERQFVEVIIAPTISQAARDVVAAKANVRLLECGQWPAERAAGWDFKRVNGGLLVQSRDIGMIEASDLKIVTQRAPSEQEIHDLIFAWKVAKFVKSNAIVYAKNRQTVGVGAGQMSRVNSARIAAIKAEHAGLPVPGAVMASDAFFPFRDGIDNAAKAGITAVIQPGGSMRDNEVIAAADEAGIAMVFTGMRHFRH from the coding sequence ATGACCGACCAGACCACCCGCCTCCCCGTTCGCCGCGCCCTGATCAGCGTCTCCGACAAGACCGGCATCCTCGACTTCGCCCGCGAGCTGTCCGCCCTCGGCGTGGAGATCCTCTCCACCGGCGGCACCTACAAGCTGCTCAAGGACAACGGCGTGGCCGCCGTGGAAGTGGCCGACTACACCGGTTTCCCGGAGATGATGGACGGCCGGGTCAAGACCCTGCATCCGAAGATCCACGGCGGCATCCTCGGCCGCCGCGCCGTCGACGGCGCGGTGATGGCGCAGCACGGCATCCAGCCGATCGACCTGGTGGCGGTCAACCTCTACCCCTTCGAGGCCACCGTGGCCAAGCCGGACTGCGACCTGGCCGACGCCATCGAGAACATCGACATCGGCGGCCCGACCATGGTCCGCAGCGCGGCGAAGAACCACAAGGACGTCGCCATCGTGGTCAACACCGGCGACTATGCCGCCATCCTCGAGGCCCTCAAGGCCGGCGGCCTGACCTACGCCCAGCGTTTCGACCTGGCGCTCAAGGCCTTCGAGCACACCGCCGCCTACGACGGCATGATCGCCAACTACCTGGGCACCATCGACCAGGCCGCCGAGACCCTGTCCACCGAGGCGCGCGGCGCCTTCCCGCGCACCTTCAACAGCCAGTTCATCAAGGCCCAGGAGATGCGCTACGGCGAGAACCCGCACCAGAGCGCGGCCTTCTACGTCGAGGCGAAGAAGGGCGAGGCCAGCGTCTCCACCGCCGTGCAGTTGCAGGGCAAGGAACTGTCGTTCAACAACGTGGCCGACACCGACGCCGCCCTGGAGTGCGTGAAGAGCTTCGTCAAGCCGGCCTGCGTGATCGTCAAGCACGCCAACCCCTGCGGCGTGGCCGTGGTGCCGGACGAGGACGGCGGCATCCGCCAGGCCTACGAGCTGGCCTACGCCACCGACAGCGAGTCGGCCTTCGGCGGCATCATCGCCTTCAACCGCGAGCTGGACGGCGCCACCGCCCAGGCCATCGTTGAGCGTCAGTTCGTCGAGGTGATCATCGCCCCGACGATCTCCCAGGCTGCCCGCGACGTGGTCGCCGCCAAGGCCAACGTGCGCCTGCTCGAGTGCGGCCAGTGGCCGGCCGAGCGCGCCGCCGGCTGGGACTTCAAGCGGGTCAACGGCGGCCTGCTGGTGCAGAGCCGCGACATCGGCATGATCGAAGCCTCCGACCTGAAGATCGTCACCCAGCGCGCCCCCAGCGAGCAGGAGATCCATGACCTGATCTTCGCCTGGAAGGTGGCCAAGTTCGTCAAGTCCAATGCCATCGTCTACGCCAAGAACCGCCAGACCGTGGGCGTCGGCGCCGGCCAGATGAGCCGCGTCAACTCCGCGCGCATCGCCGCGATCAAGGCCGAGCACGCCGGCCTGCCGGTGCCCGGCGCGGTCATGGCCTCCGATGCCTTCTTCCCCTTCCGCGACGGCATCGACAACGCGGCCAAGGCCGGCATCACCGCGGTGATCCAGCCCGGTGGCTCCATGCGCGACAACGAAGTGATCGCCGCCGCCGACGAGGCCGGCATCGCCATGGTCTTCACAGGAATGCGCCACTTCCGTCACTAA